A genomic segment from Micromonospora echinaurantiaca encodes:
- a CDS encoding helix-turn-helix transcriptional regulator encodes MLETSARLLRLLSLLQQRRDWSGAELAGRLSVTTRTVRNDVDRLRQLGYQVKSTTGPAGGYRLGAGAALPPLLLDDDEAVAVAVGLRAAAAGTVTGMEDVSLRALTKLERTLPARLRPRVDALRGTTVSAAGGGPTVDADTLTTIAAAAHDHERLRFRYVGHDGQSTERDVEPHTLVYTGRRWYLLAWDTDRRDWRTFRADRVRPLPPAGPRFVPREPPGGDAAAHVLRGVRSEVWTYRARIRMQAPAAVVAERSTTTSGQVVPLDDGTCELVTGTDSLTDLATYLAKFEVPFTVLEPPELRETLRELAARYLAAAG; translated from the coding sequence ATGTTGGAAACCTCGGCACGACTGCTGCGGCTACTCTCGTTGTTGCAGCAGCGGCGGGACTGGTCCGGTGCGGAGCTGGCCGGCCGGCTTTCGGTCACCACGCGGACGGTGCGCAACGACGTCGACCGGCTGCGGCAGCTCGGCTACCAGGTGAAGTCGACCACCGGCCCGGCCGGCGGTTACCGGCTGGGCGCGGGTGCCGCGCTGCCGCCGCTGCTGCTCGACGACGACGAGGCGGTGGCGGTCGCGGTGGGGCTGCGCGCCGCCGCGGCGGGCACGGTCACCGGCATGGAGGACGTGTCGCTGCGGGCGTTGACCAAGCTGGAGCGGACGCTACCGGCCCGGCTGCGGCCGCGGGTCGACGCCCTGCGCGGGACGACCGTCTCGGCGGCCGGCGGCGGGCCGACGGTCGACGCCGACACGCTGACCACGATCGCGGCGGCCGCGCACGACCACGAACGGCTCCGGTTCCGCTACGTGGGCCACGACGGGCAGAGCACCGAGCGCGACGTCGAGCCGCACACCCTCGTCTACACCGGCCGCCGCTGGTACCTGCTGGCCTGGGACACCGATCGGCGGGACTGGCGTACCTTCCGGGCCGACCGGGTGCGGCCGTTGCCGCCGGCCGGGCCGCGGTTCGTGCCGCGCGAGCCGCCCGGTGGCGACGCCGCCGCGCACGTGCTGCGCGGTGTCCGCTCGGAGGTCTGGACGTACCGGGCGCGGATCCGGATGCAGGCGCCGGCCGCGGTGGTGGCCGAACGCAGCACCACCACCTCCGGGCAGGTCGTCCCGCTCGACGACGGGACGTGCGAGCTGGTCACCGGCACCGACTCGCTCACCGACCTGGCCACCTACCTGGCCAAGTTCGAGGTGCCGTTCACCGTGCTGGAGCCGCCCGAGCTCCGCGAGACGCTGCGCGAACTGGCCGCCCGCTACCTGGCGGCCGCCGGGTGA
- a CDS encoding ABC transporter ATP-binding protein translates to MGVEVAVQGLTKSFGGQPVWSDVSLTLPAGEISVLLGPSGTGKSVFLKTLVGLLRPDRGDIWISGHNLPRLSERALYEVRKLFGVLFQDGALFGSMTIYDNVAFPLREHTRKSEAQIRAVVGEKLEMVGLTGAERKLPGEISGGMRKRAGLARALVLDPQIILFDEPDSGLDPVRTAYLNQLIIDLNQRTEATFLIVTHDINTARTVPDNIGLIYHGHLAMFGPREMLLSSTEPVVRQFLNAQRIGPIGMAEEKDAEELRAEAQAGVELPPLPPIPTQLQPSDGRPRRAERPPGAWCREHGVTPPPGSFADRPAADRPTVELPVGARNGEAAK, encoded by the coding sequence GTGGGCGTCGAGGTGGCCGTGCAGGGGCTGACCAAGTCCTTCGGCGGACAGCCGGTCTGGTCGGACGTCAGCCTGACGCTGCCGGCCGGCGAGATCTCGGTGCTGCTGGGCCCGTCGGGCACCGGCAAGTCGGTGTTCCTCAAGACCCTGGTGGGGCTGCTCCGGCCCGACCGCGGCGACATCTGGATCTCCGGCCACAACCTGCCCCGGCTCTCCGAGCGCGCCCTGTACGAGGTCCGCAAGCTGTTCGGCGTGCTGTTCCAGGACGGCGCCCTGTTCGGCTCGATGACCATCTACGACAACGTGGCCTTCCCGCTGCGCGAGCACACCCGCAAGAGCGAGGCGCAGATCCGGGCGGTGGTCGGCGAGAAGCTGGAGATGGTCGGCCTGACCGGCGCCGAGCGGAAGCTGCCCGGGGAGATCTCCGGTGGGATGCGCAAGCGCGCCGGGCTGGCCCGCGCACTCGTCCTCGACCCGCAGATCATCCTCTTCGACGAGCCGGACTCGGGGCTCGACCCGGTGCGCACCGCGTACCTCAACCAGCTGATCATCGACCTCAACCAGCGCACCGAGGCGACGTTCCTGATCGTCACCCACGACATCAACACCGCCCGCACCGTGCCGGACAACATCGGGCTGATCTACCACGGGCACCTGGCCATGTTCGGGCCCCGGGAGATGCTGCTGTCCAGCACCGAACCGGTGGTCCGGCAGTTCCTCAACGCCCAGCGGATCGGGCCGATCGGGATGGCCGAGGAGAAGGACGCCGAGGAACTGCGGGCCGAGGCCCAGGCCGGTGTGGAACTGCCGCCGCTGCCGCCCATCCCGACCCAACTGCAGCCCTCCGACGGCCGACCCCGGCGGGCCGAGCGCCCGCCCGGCGCGTGGTGCCGCGAGCACGGCGTCACCCCGCCGCCGGGCTCCTTCGCCGACCGCCCGGCCGCCGACCGCCCGACGGTCGAGCTCCCGGTCGGCGCCCGGAACGGGGAGGCGGCCAAATGA
- a CDS encoding anti-sigma-D factor RsdA gives MTEQRPQGGDELDLATIARDDQLLDALGRGEPAPDGDDVAALLAAWRADLDSADDEPVLRPAVQPPPAAPAPRSAAFGRRVLRLAAAVVVLVAIATALGVGSRNAGPSSPLWSLTKVLHPQQAQVRTVEDTIDRARAALSAGRLAEAAQLIEQGRGGLAGIDDPTLATRLRAELDALHRDLLAALSPPPAPATAGPTPAPTAGGGSAPPAGPGPVGSPPPPSPSGAGEPGLPDILPLPSLPTLLPSGGLPPLLPSLPGLPLPTANPLG, from the coding sequence ATGACCGAGCAGCGGCCCCAGGGGGGCGACGAGCTGGACCTGGCGACCATCGCCCGGGACGACCAGCTGCTCGACGCGCTCGGCCGGGGCGAGCCGGCGCCGGACGGCGACGACGTGGCCGCGCTGCTCGCCGCCTGGCGGGCCGACCTCGACAGCGCCGACGACGAGCCGGTCCTGCGGCCCGCCGTGCAGCCGCCGCCCGCGGCGCCCGCGCCCCGATCGGCGGCGTTCGGGCGGCGCGTGCTGCGCCTCGCGGCAGCGGTGGTCGTCCTGGTGGCCATCGCCACCGCGCTCGGCGTCGGCAGCCGCAACGCCGGGCCGAGCAGCCCGCTCTGGTCGCTGACGAAGGTGCTCCACCCGCAGCAGGCGCAGGTACGCACCGTCGAGGACACCATCGACCGCGCCCGGGCCGCACTGTCGGCCGGCCGGCTGGCGGAGGCCGCGCAGCTCATCGAGCAGGGTCGCGGCGGCCTCGCCGGGATTGACGACCCGACGCTGGCCACCCGGCTGCGAGCGGAACTCGACGCCCTGCACCGCGACCTGCTGGCCGCGCTGTCGCCGCCACCCGCGCCCGCCACGGCGGGCCCGACGCCCGCACCCACCGCCGGTGGCGGGTCCGCCCCGCCGGCCGGTCCCGGCCCGGTCGGCTCGCCGCCACCCCCGTCACCGTCGGGCGCCGGAGAGCCCGGTCTCCCCGACATCCTCCCGCTGCCGTCACTGCCCACCCTGCTGCCGAGCGGGGGTCTGCCGCCGCTGCTCCCGTCGCTGCCCGGCCTGCCGCTACCCACCGCGAACCCGCTGGGCTGA
- a CDS encoding ABC transporter permease, with amino-acid sequence MSDPSTASIASAPRPEQPTEIGAPVNPGVPGGARADKPRGLLGDAWRDLRRKPLFWISATFIVIFLVMAAFPSLFTNGDPVNGSLSNSRVEPGANGWFGYDVQGRDVYARVIYGARASIVVAVLSVAGTLLIGGTMGIIAGYRGGWVDGLLSRIADVFFGLPFILGAIVILTTFNGSGSDNSTAEIMGLVMLSLTVLMWPVVMRLMRSSVLATKEADYIVAARALGAGTGRIILKHLLPNCLAPLLVYGTIMVGSFIGAEATLSFLGVGLKTPVVSWGIMISEAQNYIRVSPFLLFFPAAFLVTAVLSFVMLGEAVREALDPKLR; translated from the coding sequence ATGAGTGATCCGAGCACCGCGTCGATCGCCTCGGCGCCCCGCCCCGAGCAGCCGACCGAGATCGGCGCGCCGGTCAACCCGGGGGTGCCTGGCGGCGCCCGCGCCGACAAGCCCCGGGGCCTGCTCGGCGACGCGTGGCGTGACCTGCGCCGCAAGCCGCTGTTCTGGATCTCGGCCACGTTCATCGTGATCTTCCTGGTGATGGCGGCGTTCCCGTCGCTGTTCACCAACGGCGACCCGGTCAACGGCTCGCTGTCGAACAGCCGGGTGGAGCCGGGGGCCAACGGCTGGTTCGGCTACGACGTGCAGGGCCGCGACGTGTACGCCCGGGTCATCTACGGCGCCCGCGCCTCGATCGTGGTGGCGGTGCTCTCGGTGGCCGGCACGCTGCTGATCGGCGGCACGATGGGCATCATCGCCGGCTACCGCGGCGGCTGGGTGGACGGCCTGCTGTCCCGGATCGCCGACGTCTTCTTCGGCCTGCCGTTCATCCTCGGCGCGATCGTCATCCTGACCACGTTCAACGGCTCGGGGTCCGACAACAGCACCGCGGAGATCATGGGGCTGGTCATGTTGTCGTTGACCGTTCTCATGTGGCCGGTGGTGATGCGGCTGATGCGCTCCTCGGTGCTGGCCACCAAGGAGGCGGACTACATCGTGGCCGCGCGGGCGCTGGGTGCCGGCACCGGCCGGATCATCCTGAAGCACCTGCTGCCGAACTGCCTGGCGCCGCTGCTGGTGTACGGCACGATCATGGTGGGTTCGTTCATCGGCGCCGAGGCGACGCTGTCCTTCCTGGGCGTCGGCCTGAAGACCCCGGTGGTGTCCTGGGGCATCATGATCAGTGAGGCGCAGAACTACATCCGCGTCTCGCCGTTCCTGCTCTTCTTCCCCGCCGCGTTCCTCGTCACCGCCGTGCTGAGCTTCGTGATGCTCGGTGAGGCGGTCCGCGAGGCCCTCGACCCCAAGCTCCGCTGA
- a CDS encoding VOC family protein has translation MTTTPKLRGMANVSYWAADWPAAKAWYSELIGFEPYFLRDGYAEWRLGDHQDELGLIDSRYRPPGTAAGPGGVVLYWHVDDVPAMVARLLAMGATEHEPPQDRGAGFVTATVVDPFGNLLGVMYNPHYVEIVDGKE, from the coding sequence ATGACGACGACACCGAAACTGCGGGGCATGGCCAACGTCAGCTACTGGGCTGCGGACTGGCCGGCGGCCAAGGCCTGGTACAGCGAACTGATCGGCTTCGAGCCGTACTTCCTGCGCGACGGCTACGCGGAATGGCGCCTCGGCGACCACCAGGACGAACTCGGCCTGATCGACAGCCGCTACCGGCCGCCGGGCACGGCCGCCGGACCCGGCGGGGTGGTCCTCTACTGGCACGTCGACGACGTGCCCGCCATGGTGGCGCGGCTGCTCGCCATGGGCGCCACCGAACATGAGCCGCCGCAGGACCGGGGCGCGGGCTTCGTCACCGCCACCGTGGTCGACCCGTTCGGCAACCTGCTCGGCGTCATGTACAACCCGCACTACGTCGAGATCGTCGACGGGAAGGAGTGA
- a CDS encoding DUF2267 domain-containing protein produces the protein MENSEFIDSVARRLRTSPEQATAITRATLTTLAERIDGGEARDLSARLPEGLRAYAFAPRDKAQRFGLDVFVQQVSGRAEVDGDLAKAGMRAVFDTLREAIPPGEYDDVITHLPAEFWDLTDSAARYDGETRRG, from the coding sequence GTGGAGAACAGCGAGTTCATCGACTCGGTGGCGCGACGCTTGCGCACCTCACCGGAGCAGGCGACCGCCATCACCCGCGCCACGCTCACGACCCTCGCCGAGCGGATCGACGGGGGCGAGGCACGGGACCTGTCCGCCCGGCTCCCGGAAGGGCTGCGGGCGTACGCGTTCGCGCCTCGGGACAAGGCCCAGCGGTTCGGGCTGGACGTCTTCGTGCAGCAGGTCAGCGGCCGGGCGGAGGTGGACGGCGACCTGGCGAAGGCGGGCATGCGGGCGGTGTTCGACACCCTCCGCGAGGCCATCCCACCCGGCGAGTACGACGACGTCATCACCCACCTGCCGGCGGAGTTCTGGGACCTCACCGACTCGGCCGCCCGGTACGACGGGGAAACCCGCCGCGGCTGA
- a CDS encoding MlaE family ABC transporter permease — translation MSGRGERVVRFGAPLAAVRRSGDFFGFCLDTLRALPRRPVQVREFVQQAWFISSVSILPAALVSIPFGAVIALQLGSLVRQLGAQSFTGAASVLAVVREAGPIVTALVIAGAGGSAICADLGSRKIREELDAMRVLGIDPIHRLVVPRVLAAMLVAVLLNGLVSVVGVTGGYLFNVVMQGGTPGAYLASFQALGQLPDLLVGEVKALLFGATAALVASYQGMNARGGPKGVGDAVNQSVVFTFMLLFALNFLVTAVYFQVVPQKGS, via the coding sequence ATGAGCGGGCGCGGCGAGCGAGTCGTCAGGTTCGGCGCCCCGCTGGCCGCCGTCCGCCGCTCCGGCGACTTCTTCGGCTTCTGCCTCGACACGCTGCGGGCCCTGCCCCGCCGGCCGGTGCAGGTGCGCGAGTTCGTCCAGCAGGCCTGGTTCATCAGCTCGGTGTCGATCCTGCCGGCCGCGCTCGTCTCGATCCCGTTCGGCGCGGTCATCGCGCTGCAACTCGGCTCGCTGGTGCGGCAGCTCGGCGCGCAGTCGTTCACCGGCGCCGCCTCGGTGCTCGCCGTGGTCCGCGAGGCCGGTCCGATCGTCACCGCCCTGGTCATCGCCGGCGCCGGCGGCTCGGCGATCTGCGCCGACCTCGGCTCCCGCAAGATCCGCGAGGAACTCGACGCGATGCGGGTGCTGGGCATCGACCCGATCCACCGGCTCGTGGTGCCCCGGGTGCTCGCCGCGATGCTGGTCGCCGTCCTGCTCAACGGCCTGGTCAGCGTCGTCGGCGTCACCGGCGGCTACCTGTTCAACGTGGTCATGCAGGGCGGCACCCCCGGTGCGTACCTGGCCAGCTTCCAGGCCCTCGGGCAACTGCCCGACCTGCTGGTGGGCGAGGTCAAGGCGCTGCTGTTCGGCGCCACCGCGGCCCTGGTCGCGTCCTACCAGGGGATGAACGCGCGGGGCGGCCCGAAGGGCGTCGGCGACGCGGTCAACCAGAGCGTCGTGTTCACCTTCATGCTGCTGTTCGCGCTGAACTTCCTCGTCACGGCCGTGTACTTCCAGGTCGTACCGCAGAAGGGAAGCTGA
- a CDS encoding MCE family protein gives MKHRILGIVFVAVLAAALTGSVLQYRKAFTPVAWVTLHADRAGLQLADGADVKVRGVLVGDVRSVRGDGDGATLRLALDPATTGRIPADVTARLLPKTLFGERYVELVPPTGSTAGPIRDGAVITQDRSRTAVELERVLDEALPLLQAIRPDQLATTLGALATALEGRGEQLGANLARLEAYLERLNPAMPAIAADVRALAAVLDSYDAALPDLLALLRDVSVTARTVTDQRTQLAAFLAEATDAADVAHGFLDRHGDQLIRLGAVSRPVLELLATYAPEYPCLMSGLVALQPRVEEVFAGGRMRITLEVTRDGGKYERGRDEPVYRADDGPQCHGLPRPASPAPEKPIDDGYDYSGPRPPVTLPVGLPAPAAGASPAMGQAATGQERALVKPLLGAVTGTPPAEVPDIAVLLWGPLLRGAVVNAR, from the coding sequence ATGAAACATCGCATCCTCGGCATCGTCTTCGTCGCCGTCCTGGCCGCGGCGCTGACCGGCTCCGTGCTGCAGTACCGCAAGGCGTTCACCCCGGTCGCCTGGGTCACCCTGCACGCCGACCGCGCCGGCCTGCAACTCGCCGACGGCGCCGACGTGAAGGTACGCGGCGTGCTGGTCGGCGACGTCCGCTCGGTACGCGGCGACGGCGACGGGGCCACCCTGCGGCTGGCCCTCGACCCGGCGACCACCGGCCGGATCCCGGCCGACGTCACCGCGCGCCTGCTGCCCAAGACGCTCTTCGGTGAACGCTACGTCGAACTCGTCCCGCCGACGGGCAGCACCGCCGGGCCGATCCGCGACGGCGCGGTCATCACCCAGGACCGCAGCCGCACCGCCGTGGAGCTGGAGCGGGTGCTCGACGAGGCGCTGCCGCTGTTGCAGGCGATCCGGCCCGACCAGCTGGCCACCACGCTGGGCGCGCTGGCCACCGCGCTGGAGGGCCGCGGCGAGCAGCTCGGCGCGAACCTGGCCCGGCTGGAGGCGTACCTCGAACGGCTCAACCCGGCCATGCCGGCCATCGCGGCGGACGTGCGCGCCCTGGCCGCGGTGCTGGACAGCTACGACGCCGCGCTGCCCGACCTGCTGGCGCTGCTGCGCGACGTCAGCGTCACCGCCCGCACGGTCACCGACCAGCGCACCCAGCTGGCCGCGTTCCTCGCCGAGGCCACCGACGCCGCCGACGTCGCGCACGGCTTCCTCGACCGGCACGGCGACCAGCTCATCCGGCTCGGCGCGGTGAGCCGGCCGGTGCTCGAACTGCTCGCCACCTACGCGCCCGAGTACCCGTGCCTGATGAGCGGCCTGGTGGCCCTGCAACCCCGGGTGGAGGAGGTCTTCGCCGGCGGCCGGATGCGGATCACCCTGGAGGTCACCCGCGACGGCGGCAAGTACGAGCGTGGCCGCGACGAACCGGTCTACCGCGCCGACGACGGCCCGCAGTGCCACGGCCTGCCCCGACCGGCCAGTCCCGCCCCGGAGAAGCCGATCGACGACGGCTACGACTACTCCGGCCCCCGGCCGCCGGTCACCCTGCCGGTCGGCCTGCCCGCCCCGGCCGCCGGCGCCTCCCCGGCCATGGGCCAGGCCGCCACCGGCCAGGAACGCGCCCTGGTGAAACCGCTGCTCGGCGCGGTCACCGGCACCCCGCCGGCGGAGGTGCCCGACATCGCGGTGCTGCTGTGGGGGCCGCTGCTGCGCGGAGCGGTGGTGAACGCCCGATGA
- a CDS encoding MlaE family ABC transporter permease — MPVLRQLDDLGGQLAFYLRAFGWAPRTLRRYRREVVRLLAEVSFGTGALAVLGGTVGVICFLTFFTGTEVGLQGYQALNQIGSSAFTGFISAYFNTREISPLVAALALSATVGCGFTAQLGAMRISEEVDALEVMGVPSLPFLVTTRMIAGFIAVIPLYVIGLLSSYLATRAIAVFYFGQSAGTYDYYFHLFLPPGDVLWSFGKVLVFSVIVVLVHCWYGYTASGGPAGVGVAVGRAVRLAIVAVNIVDFFLSLAIWGATTTVRIAG, encoded by the coding sequence GTGCCGGTGCTGCGACAGCTCGACGACCTGGGCGGACAGCTCGCCTTCTACCTGCGCGCCTTCGGCTGGGCGCCGCGCACCCTGCGCCGCTACCGGCGCGAGGTGGTACGGCTGCTCGCCGAGGTCAGCTTCGGCACCGGGGCGCTCGCGGTGCTCGGCGGCACCGTCGGCGTCATCTGCTTCCTGACCTTCTTCACCGGCACCGAGGTCGGCCTGCAGGGCTACCAGGCGCTCAACCAGATCGGCAGCAGCGCCTTCACCGGCTTCATCTCGGCGTACTTCAACACCCGGGAGATCTCCCCGCTGGTGGCCGCGTTGGCGCTGTCGGCCACCGTGGGCTGCGGCTTCACCGCCCAGCTCGGCGCCATGCGGATCTCCGAGGAGGTCGACGCGCTCGAGGTGATGGGCGTGCCGTCGCTGCCGTTCCTGGTCACCACCCGGATGATCGCCGGCTTCATCGCGGTGATCCCGCTGTACGTGATCGGGCTGCTCTCCAGCTACCTGGCCACCCGCGCCATCGCCGTCTTCTACTTCGGACAGTCGGCGGGCACCTACGACTACTACTTCCACCTGTTCCTGCCGCCCGGCGACGTGCTCTGGTCCTTCGGCAAGGTGCTGGTCTTCAGCGTGATCGTGGTGCTGGTGCACTGCTGGTACGGCTACACCGCCAGCGGCGGACCGGCCGGCGTCGGCGTCGCCGTCGGCCGCGCCGTTCGGCTGGCCATCGTCGCCGTCAACATCGTCGACTTCTTCCTGTCCCTGGCCATCTGGGGCGCCACCACCACCGTCCGGATCGCGGGGTGA
- a CDS encoding MCE family protein, which yields MTGTIRPLVKLLVFAAVTLLLTALLAQTLGAFPAGGVNYRARFTDVTGLLPGDDVRIAGVRVGRVADIRVVDDTVAEVEFTLTEDVPLATGVRAAIRYRNLVGQRYLALTEGPGERRPLRPDGLIPIGQTTPALDLTVLFNGFRPLFTALRPEDVNKLAYEIIQVLQGEGGTVSSLLSRTASLTNTLADRDAVIGRVVTNLNTVLTTLATRDRDLDRTITQLQEFVSGLAADRTAIGEALVNLGDLTEATSSLVGEARPPLAADIRALDELAGTLNRNSAVIDSTLGRLPQRYESLTRVASYGSWFNFYLCDFDGRVSAAGQTLNPVTFSAPAARCATGGSR from the coding sequence ATGACCGGCACCATCCGCCCGCTGGTGAAGCTGCTGGTCTTCGCCGCGGTGACGCTGCTGCTGACCGCGCTGCTCGCCCAGACCCTGGGCGCCTTCCCGGCCGGCGGCGTCAACTACCGGGCCCGGTTCACCGACGTCACCGGCCTGCTGCCCGGCGACGACGTGCGGATCGCCGGCGTCCGGGTCGGCCGGGTCGCCGACATCCGGGTCGTCGACGACACCGTGGCCGAGGTCGAGTTCACCCTCACCGAGGACGTCCCGCTGGCCACCGGCGTCCGCGCCGCCATCCGCTACCGCAACCTGGTCGGGCAGCGCTACCTCGCGCTCACCGAGGGGCCGGGGGAGCGCCGGCCGCTGCGGCCGGACGGGCTCATCCCGATCGGGCAGACCACCCCGGCGCTGGACCTGACCGTGCTGTTCAACGGCTTCCGGCCGCTGTTCACCGCGCTGCGTCCGGAGGACGTCAACAAACTCGCCTACGAGATCATCCAGGTGCTCCAGGGCGAGGGCGGCACCGTGTCGAGCCTGCTGAGCCGGACCGCCTCGCTGACCAACACCCTCGCCGACCGGGACGCCGTCATCGGCCGCGTGGTCACCAACCTCAACACCGTGCTGACCACCCTCGCCACCCGGGACCGGGACCTCGACCGGACCATCACCCAACTGCAGGAGTTCGTCTCCGGGCTGGCCGCCGACCGGACCGCCATCGGCGAGGCGCTGGTCAACCTTGGCGACCTCACCGAGGCGACCTCGTCGCTGGTGGGCGAGGCCCGGCCACCGCTCGCCGCCGACATCCGCGCCCTCGACGAGCTCGCCGGCACGCTCAACCGCAACTCCGCGGTCATCGACAGCACGCTCGGCCGGCTGCCGCAGCGCTACGAGTCGCTGACCCGGGTCGCCTCGTACGGCTCCTGGTTCAACTTCTACCTCTGCGACTTCGACGGCCGGGTGTCGGCCGCCGGCCAGACCCTGAACCCCGTCACCTTCAGCGCGCCGGCCGCGCGGTGCGCCACCGGAGGCAGCCGATGA
- a CDS encoding MCE family protein: MKPFRERNPVVTGAVGLTLIVAALLGAFQLDRLAAFTGRAYQAAFTDASGLAAGNEVRVAGVRVGKVTAVELARDTRSYVRVRFRVDDDGVRLGDRTGATIRIKTVLGQKYLALAPAGAGRLPEGGQIPLDRTAAPFDVVQAVTGLADTLDKVDTDQLAAAFATLSETFADTPASVDSALGGLARLSRTVADRDAELRSLLTRAREVTDVLATRDEEFRKLVTDGEALLAEVTRRRDAIHKLLVGTNDLATQLSGLVADNRTELDPALRELREVIAVLQRNRDNLERSIARMAPFVTAFANVVGNGRWFDSYVHGLVQPYVPTGGR; encoded by the coding sequence ATGAAACCGTTCCGCGAACGCAACCCCGTGGTCACCGGCGCCGTCGGGTTGACCCTGATCGTCGCCGCGCTGCTCGGCGCCTTCCAGCTCGACCGGCTCGCCGCGTTCACCGGCCGGGCCTACCAGGCGGCCTTCACCGACGCCAGCGGCCTCGCCGCCGGCAACGAGGTGCGGGTCGCCGGGGTCCGCGTCGGCAAGGTCACCGCCGTCGAACTCGCCCGCGACACCCGGTCGTACGTGCGGGTCCGGTTCCGGGTCGACGACGACGGCGTACGCCTGGGCGACCGCACCGGCGCGACGATCCGGATCAAGACGGTGCTCGGGCAGAAGTACCTGGCCCTGGCGCCCGCCGGGGCGGGCCGGCTGCCGGAGGGCGGGCAGATCCCGCTGGACCGCACCGCCGCCCCGTTCGACGTGGTCCAGGCGGTCACCGGGCTCGCCGACACCCTCGACAAGGTCGACACCGACCAGCTCGCCGCCGCCTTCGCCACCCTGTCGGAGACCTTCGCCGACACCCCCGCCAGCGTCGACTCCGCGCTGGGCGGGCTGGCCCGGCTCTCCCGCACCGTCGCCGACCGGGACGCCGAACTGCGGTCGCTGCTGACCCGGGCCCGCGAGGTCACCGACGTGCTGGCCACCCGCGACGAGGAGTTCCGCAAGCTGGTGACCGACGGCGAGGCGCTGCTGGCCGAGGTGACCCGCCGCCGGGACGCCATCCACAAGCTGCTGGTCGGCACCAACGACCTGGCCACCCAGTTGTCCGGACTGGTCGCCGACAACCGGACCGAACTCGACCCGGCCCTGCGGGAGCTGCGGGAGGTGATCGCCGTGCTGCAACGCAACCGGGACAACCTGGAACGCAGCATCGCGCGGATGGCGCCGTTCGTCACCGCGTTCGCCAACGTGGTCGGCAACGGCCGCTGGTTCGACTCGTACGTGCACGGGCTGGTGCAGCCGTACGTGCCCACGGGTGGCCGGTGA
- a CDS encoding YdeI/OmpD-associated family protein, with the protein MDDVEILRCADAGEWDRWLAAHGTSRSDVWLAIARKGSGAAAMTATEAGDVAICHGWIDGHRRRLDDTHFLQRYSPRRPGSPWSRVNVDRVTALEAAGRMRPGGRAQVAAAQADGRWAAAYAPQRTAAVPDDLAAALAANDRARAAYQALGRSDRYAVFLPLLKARTPAARAGALRRALAGLEAAGVPPR; encoded by the coding sequence GTGGACGACGTAGAGATCCTCCGCTGCGCCGACGCCGGCGAGTGGGACCGGTGGCTCGCCGCGCACGGCACGAGCCGGTCGGACGTCTGGCTCGCCATCGCCCGCAAGGGCAGCGGCGCGGCCGCCATGACCGCGACCGAGGCTGGCGACGTGGCCATCTGCCACGGCTGGATCGACGGCCACCGCCGCCGCCTGGACGACACCCACTTTCTGCAGCGCTACTCGCCGCGCCGGCCGGGCAGCCCCTGGTCCCGGGTCAACGTCGATCGGGTCACCGCGCTGGAGGCGGCCGGCCGGATGCGCCCCGGCGGCCGGGCCCAGGTCGCGGCCGCGCAGGCCGACGGCCGCTGGGCGGCGGCGTACGCGCCGCAGCGCACCGCCGCCGTACCCGACGACCTCGCCGCGGCTCTCGCGGCGAACGACCGCGCCCGCGCGGCCTACCAGGCGCTCGGCCGCAGCGACCGGTACGCGGTGTTCCTGCCGCTGCTCAAGGCACGCACCCCGGCGGCGCGGGCCGGGGCGCTGCGGCGAGCCCTCGCGGGACTGGAAGCCGCGGGCGTGCCGCCGCGGTGA
- the shbA gene encoding RNA polymerase sigma factor ShbA, with protein sequence MTTTIEPELIRRAAEGDSRAMAALLTDVRPGLVRYCRARLGRIGGAYTTADDVAQEICLAVLRALPRYRDQGTPFSAFVYAIAGHKVADAQRAAARAAAVTATVDASLDTPAAEPGPEQQAVATDLARRLSVLLDRLPDAQREIVLLRVAVGLTAEEVGAIVGMSAAAVRVAQSRALARLRTLAGDTLDEVAA encoded by the coding sequence ATGACCACAACGATCGAGCCCGAACTCATCCGGCGGGCCGCAGAGGGCGACTCCAGGGCAATGGCGGCCCTGCTCACCGACGTGCGCCCGGGGCTGGTGCGGTACTGCCGGGCCCGGCTGGGACGGATCGGCGGGGCGTACACCACGGCGGACGACGTCGCGCAGGAGATCTGCCTCGCCGTGCTGCGGGCGCTGCCCCGCTACCGCGACCAGGGCACTCCGTTCTCCGCGTTCGTCTACGCCATCGCCGGGCACAAGGTGGCCGACGCGCAGCGCGCCGCGGCGCGGGCCGCCGCGGTGACCGCGACCGTCGACGCCTCCCTCGACACCCCCGCCGCGGAGCCCGGCCCGGAGCAGCAGGCCGTCGCCACCGACCTCGCCCGCCGCCTGTCGGTGCTGCTCGACCGCCTGCCGGACGCGCAGCGGGAGATCGTCCTGCTCCGGGTGGCGGTCGGCCTCACCGCCGAGGAGGTAGGGGCGATCGTCGGGATGTCCGCCGCCGCGGTGCGGGTGGCCCAGTCCCGCGCCCTGGCCCGCCTCCGTACCCTGGCAGGCGACACACTCGACGAGGTGGCGGCATGA